A DNA window from Candidatus Saccharibacteria bacterium oral taxon 955 contains the following coding sequences:
- a CDS encoding N-6 DNA methylase has product MNTRELEKQLWAAADKLRGNINSSDYKYVVLGLIFLKYVSDAFSAQYQAAVDDNYDPEDRDWYLAENVFWIPKEARWEYLVASAKQPEIGVLVDSAMEAIERDNQSLKGVLPKNYAREALDKRRLGELIDLFTNIKFDTASSKDLLGQVYEYFMGMFADSEGKHGGEFYTPRSIVKLLVEMLEPYSGRVYDPCCGSGGMFVWSEKFVEEHAGRVSDIAVYGQELNETTWRLAKMNMAIRGIDANIKRGDTLMDDQLPDLKADYILANPPFNISDWGQEHLQADPRWKYGLPPKGNANFAWIQHMIHHLSPCGTAGFVLANGSMSSQTGGEGDIRKQLVLNDMVDAIVTLPSQLFFNVAIPCCLWFVSRDRTNRHGKVLFIDGRNLGKMVTRRNRELTEEDIARVVKTYHDYKTASADYTDQPGFCKVADLEEIKQHDYVLTPGRYVGVEEAEEDDEPFAEKFARLTAELEEQFAKSRELEVKIKENLTKIEKEIK; this is encoded by the coding sequence ATGAATACGAGGGAACTTGAAAAGCAGTTGTGGGCTGCGGCAGATAAATTACGGGGTAATATCAACTCGTCGGATTATAAATATGTGGTGCTTGGGCTAATTTTTCTGAAATATGTTTCAGATGCATTTTCGGCGCAGTACCAGGCGGCGGTTGATGACAATTATGATCCAGAAGACCGGGATTGGTATCTGGCGGAGAATGTTTTTTGGATTCCCAAAGAGGCTCGCTGGGAGTACCTCGTGGCGAGTGCCAAGCAGCCAGAAATTGGCGTGCTAGTTGACAGTGCCATGGAGGCAATTGAACGCGACAATCAAAGTTTGAAGGGTGTTTTGCCGAAAAATTATGCTCGCGAAGCTCTGGATAAACGCCGCTTGGGCGAGCTCATCGATTTATTTACAAATATTAAATTTGATACTGCCAGTTCCAAAGATTTACTTGGTCAAGTCTACGAATATTTTATGGGTATGTTTGCTGACAGTGAGGGTAAGCACGGCGGTGAATTCTACACGCCGCGTTCCATCGTGAAGTTGCTGGTAGAAATGCTTGAGCCGTACAGCGGGCGTGTGTATGACCCATGTTGCGGTAGTGGCGGTATGTTCGTCTGGAGCGAGAAATTTGTCGAGGAGCATGCAGGCCGCGTTAGCGATATCGCGGTGTATGGTCAGGAATTGAACGAAACCACTTGGCGACTCGCTAAAATGAACATGGCAATTCGGGGAATTGACGCGAATATCAAACGCGGCGACACTCTGATGGACGATCAGCTTCCCGACTTAAAAGCTGATTATATCTTGGCTAATCCGCCGTTTAATATTAGCGACTGGGGTCAAGAACATTTGCAGGCTGACCCGCGCTGGAAGTATGGTCTGCCGCCAAAGGGTAACGCCAACTTTGCTTGGATTCAACATATGATTCACCATTTGAGCCCGTGCGGTACGGCGGGCTTTGTGCTGGCAAACGGCAGTATGAGCAGCCAAACTGGCGGTGAAGGTGATATCCGCAAGCAGCTAGTACTCAATGATATGGTTGACGCTATCGTCACGCTGCCGAGCCAACTGTTTTTCAACGTAGCCATACCGTGCTGCTTGTGGTTTGTGTCGCGTGATCGTACCAATCGTCACGGCAAAGTGCTGTTCATCGATGGGCGAAATTTGGGCAAAATGGTCACCCGCCGCAACCGCGAGCTGACCGAAGAAGACATTGCTCGGGTGGTGAAGACATATCATGATTATAAAACTGCTAGTGCGGATTACACTGATCAGCCAGGTTTCTGTAAAGTCGCTGATCTAGAAGAAATCAAGCAGCATGATTACGTACTGACACCCGGTCGTTACGTTGGTGTCGAAGAGGCCGAGGAAGACGATGAGCCGTTCGCCGAGAAATTTGCCAGACTGACGGCTGAGCTGGAAGAGCAATTTGCGAAAAGTCGCGAGCTAGAAGTGAAGATAAAAGAAAACCTTACCAAGATAGAGAAAGAAATCAAATGA
- the radC gene encoding DNA repair protein RadC, which translates to MRLSDRHPNDRPREKLARYGAARLSDLELLMAVIGSGNARADVGKIALEVLKIVRQKGGDVLYDDLRGVVGLGEAKIPVILASLELARRYLLDSDQPIIDSPEKAVELLADIRDKKQEYFVCLTLDGANRLIAKRVVTIGTLTASLVHPREVFADAIADRAANIVVAHNHPSGSLEASQADKDVTSRLMEAGKLLGITLNDHIIVTKTDYKSLLHPE; encoded by the coding sequence ATGAGGTTGTCTGATCGTCATCCCAACGACCGTCCCCGCGAGAAACTAGCGCGTTATGGCGCGGCGCGGCTGAGCGACTTGGAGCTGTTGATGGCGGTTATTGGCAGCGGCAATGCTCGGGCCGATGTTGGTAAGATTGCGCTCGAAGTGCTGAAAATTGTGCGTCAAAAAGGCGGTGATGTTTTGTATGATGATCTGCGTGGCGTGGTTGGTTTGGGTGAAGCAAAAATCCCAGTGATTTTGGCGAGCTTGGAACTGGCGCGGCGGTATTTGCTGGATAGCGACCAGCCGATCATTGATAGCCCAGAAAAAGCCGTTGAGCTACTGGCCGACATTCGCGACAAAAAGCAGGAATACTTTGTCTGCCTGACGCTGGATGGTGCGAATCGTTTGATCGCCAAGCGGGTGGTGACTATCGGCACGCTGACCGCCAGCCTGGTGCACCCGCGCGAGGTCTTCGCCGACGCCATCGCCGACCGTGCTGCCAACATTGTCGTGGCGCATAATCATCCGAGTGGGAGTTTGGAGGCCAGTCAGGCTGATAAAGATGTTACCAGCAGGCTAATGGAAGCGGGAAAACTGCTTGGCATTACGCTTAATGATCATATTATTGTTACGAAAACTGACTACAAAAGTCTGCTGCACCCAGAGTAG
- a CDS encoding response regulator, translating into MRILLVEDDVAIAQSLKEGLEDEAYAVDVAHDGDEGYRTATADDYDVIILDVMLPEMNGYEVCRVLRKDGNQTPILMLTARDAERDIVEGLDVGADDYLAKPFSFEVLLARLRALLRRPNEKLEEILRVGDLMLDPSLKKVMRASEEISLTAKEYAVLEYLMRNAGKVLSKEQIISHVWDFDADVLPNNVELFVMFLRRKIDKPFGSKLIHTVPGFGYKLEDKS; encoded by the coding sequence ATGAGAATTTTACTAGTAGAAGATGACGTGGCGATTGCCCAGTCGCTGAAGGAAGGCTTGGAAGATGAAGCCTATGCGGTTGATGTGGCACATGATGGCGACGAGGGGTATCGAACGGCGACGGCGGACGACTATGATGTAATTATTCTTGATGTGATGCTGCCGGAAATGAATGGCTATGAAGTGTGCCGGGTACTGCGTAAAGACGGTAATCAGACGCCGATTTTAATGTTGACAGCACGCGATGCCGAGCGGGATATTGTCGAAGGCTTGGACGTGGGCGCTGATGATTATTTGGCGAAGCCGTTTAGTTTTGAGGTGTTATTGGCGCGTCTTCGTGCGTTGCTGCGCCGTCCAAACGAGAAGTTGGAAGAAATTTTGCGGGTTGGTGATTTGATGCTTGATCCGAGTTTGAAAAAGGTGATGCGTGCCTCAGAGGAAATTAGCCTAACCGCCAAAGAATATGCTGTCTTGGAATATCTGATGCGTAACGCCGGCAAGGTCCTGTCCAAAGAGCAGATTATCTCGCACGTGTGGGATTTTGATGCAGATGTCTTGCCTAACAATGTTGAATTATTCGTTATGTTTTTGCGCCGAAAAATCGATAAACCATTCGGCTCAAAATTGATCCACACCGTCCCAGGCTTTGGCTACAAGCTGGAGGATAAATCATGA
- a CDS encoding LD-carboxypeptidase yields the protein MIPDKLKPGDEVRIVAPARSASDIDERVLDRAKAALESLGLKVSFSKNAFSRSQRGCPTDDEKVEDLHEAFMDENVKCVLAAIGRFNSNQLLGRIDWQIIKDNPKIFGGFSDITVLNHAILAKTGLVTYAMPNFYCFGLPSEANYSLEYFRRCLFADQPAEFVVQQSETFYDFPWNYDEVSPRQALENNGPRVVQSGSAEGVMIGGNLCSLNLLNGTEYFPKIEGDIILCIEDDSYDSIPETFERHVQALMQQPFFCRVKAILVGRFQGESRATDDMVSDIILSKNIDPTIPVVVNLDFGHTDPKFTYPVGGKCRVVAGDNSKIIIRCDD from the coding sequence ATGATACCAGATAAATTAAAGCCAGGTGATGAAGTGAGAATAGTTGCGCCGGCGCGTTCGGCGAGTGATATTGACGAAAGAGTTTTAGATCGGGCGAAAGCGGCGTTAGAATCACTTGGACTAAAAGTTTCGTTTAGTAAAAATGCTTTTTCTCGGAGTCAGCGAGGTTGTCCGACGGACGACGAGAAGGTTGAGGATTTGCACGAAGCATTTATGGACGAAAACGTGAAGTGTGTTTTGGCGGCGATTGGCAGATTTAATTCCAACCAGTTGCTTGGTAGAATTGACTGGCAAATTATTAAAGATAATCCGAAGATCTTTGGTGGCTTTTCTGATATTACCGTTCTTAATCACGCGATTTTGGCAAAAACTGGGTTGGTGACTTATGCGATGCCGAATTTCTATTGTTTTGGTTTGCCGTCAGAAGCTAATTATTCGTTGGAATATTTTCGGCGGTGTTTGTTTGCAGATCAGCCGGCAGAGTTTGTCGTTCAGCAATCGGAAACATTTTATGATTTTCCGTGGAATTATGACGAAGTTTCGCCGCGTCAAGCTTTGGAAAATAATGGACCGCGAGTCGTGCAGAGCGGGTCGGCTGAAGGCGTAATGATTGGCGGCAATTTGTGTAGTCTAAACTTGTTGAATGGTACGGAATATTTTCCGAAAATTGAAGGCGATATTATTTTGTGTATTGAAGACGATAGCTATGATTCAATTCCCGAAACGTTTGAGCGTCACGTGCAGGCATTGATGCAGCAGCCATTTTTTTGTCGGGTGAAAGCAATTCTAGTGGGGCGTTTTCAGGGCGAATCTCGGGCGACTGACGATATGGTTAGCGATATCATCCTTTCGAAAAATATCGATCCCACGATTCCAGTGGTGGTCAATCTGGATTTTGGTCACACTGACCCGAAGTTTACGTATCCTGTCGGCGGCAAGTGCCGGGTTGTAGCGGGAGATAACTCTAAAATTATCATTCGTTGTGACGACTAA